The Porites lutea chromosome 11, jaPorLute2.1, whole genome shotgun sequence genome includes a region encoding these proteins:
- the LOC140952864 gene encoding uncharacterized protein encodes MSSFKEVRELLLVAYDSEIINDEEFLVLFENYRSRNPQFPYNSYPRFELENMQDDECLAEFRVKKEDVPRLADVLQIPETVRCEQRSVCGRIEGLCMLLRRLAYPCRYSDMIHRFARPVPEICMITNTVMDFIFDHHAHRLTQWNPSIMNAQALQSYADAVSARGAPLQNCFGFVDGTVRPIARPGEHQRLVYNSHKRVHSLKFQSLALPNGLIANMYGPIEGKRHDACMLVESKLLRDLERNAFSPTGEPMCIYGDPAYPHRVNLQCPFRQRVLTPDMEAFNKAMSQVRVSVEWLFGDIVNYFKFLDFKKNLKIGMSSIGKLYLVSALLQNAITCLYGNNISEFFDLQPPSLQYYFQ; translated from the exons ATGTCCTCTTTTAAAGAAGTGAGAGAGCTTCTTCTTGTAGCGTATGACAGCGAAATAATCAATGACGAAGAATTCCTTGTTCTCTTTGAAAATTATCGCTCAAGAAATCCGCAGTTTCCTTACAATTCCTACCCAagatttgaacttgaaaacatgCAAGACGACGAGTGCTTGGCTGAGTTTCGCGTTAAAAAAGAGGATGTCCCAAGATTGGCAGACGTACTACAGATACCTGAAACTGTGAGATGTGAACAGCGTTCCGTGTGTGGCAGAATTGAAGGTCTCTGTATGCTGTTACGACGATTGGCATACCCATGTAGATACTCCGATATGATTCATCGTTTTGCCAGACCGGTCCCAGAGATCTGCATGATCACCAACACCGTAATGGATTTTATATTTGATCATCATGCTCATAGACTGACTCAGTGGAATCCCAGTATTATGAATGCCCAAGCTCTTCAAAGTTATGCAGATGCAGTGTCTGCACGAGGTGCACcacttcaaaactgttttggttttgtagACGGAACTGTCCGACCGATTGCAAGACCTGGGGAGCACCAAAGACTGGTGTACAACAGTCACAAAAGGGTGCATTCGCTAAAATTTCAGTCGCTGGCATTACCGAATGGTCTTATTGCAAATATGTACGGACCCATAG AGGGTAAACGACATGATGCTTGCATGTTGGTTGAGTCCAAACTTCTGCGTGATTTAGAGAGAAATGCCTTCTCTCCCACTGGGGAGCCTATGTGTATTTACGGAGACCCTGCGTATCCTCATCGAGTGAATTTGCAGTGCCCATTTCGACAACGAGTATTAACACCAGACATGGAAGCCTTCAATAAAGCTATGAGCCAAGTCAGAGTCTCAGTGGAATGGCTTTTTGGAGACAtagtgaattattttaaatttctggattttaaaaagaacctgaaaattgGGATGAGCAGTATTGGTAAATTATATCTGGTTTCTGCTTTGCTTCAGAATGCTATCACTTGCTTGTATGGAAATAACATATCAGAATTCTTTGACCTACAGCCACCATCACTACAGTACTATTTTCAGTGA